AGCGCTGCCAGCGTGAtgaagctgcgggggaggggcttttGCTGCCGGAGAGGCCCCAAGTGAGCAGCTCAATCCggcgcggctgccctgtcagccgctttttggtctttaaatagccgtccgggtggaaatcccggacatttttagctttttacaaattccccccggacggctatttaaagtcccaaaacccggacatgtcctgggaaacccggacgtatggtaaccctagctaaacTTATTAGTTAAATTAAATCCCAAATATAGAACAAGTTGCACTACACTTCCAGGAAAATTCTGAATGATagggaataaataaatatatatatgtaattcTAATGTCTTCTCCCCTTGCAACTAAATCAGAGGTTTCACATGCATTTTAACCTGAGTTTCAGTTCCCATATGTTTTTTCTAATAATGTAATGAATGTGTCATGGATTTACTTGCATGAAGAAGCTAACTAGCTGGTCAGCATGTATGTAATATTGTTAAATACCTTTTTCATAAAtcatgtgacagatatggcaatttcctgcaatatctttggaagatattttaaaattaagtttaaatagCTTTGGAGTCCATTGATTATAAAGGCAAAGTTGTTGCGTTATTGGGGGATTGCATGCAACTTCTCTAGGGTGAGACATGGCCAGTGTAAACCCCTGGCAGTGTTTGAGTttcaaaggactattttaaacaatgtaCCAAATAAGACTGCACTTTTGGGATGAACGAAGTTAGGtgggtttcctaggaaatacctgTGGGAGAGGAGAATGCAAATTCCCATGTCTGGACTCAcccttttgaagctacacccaGAGAAGAGAACCATTGTCTGGTCGATTATGTGTTCATGGTCTCTGCAGATCAAAGACATAGGCTGTATAAAGGAGTGACTCTCAGATTCATGGGTGTACTTGTTCAGAGCagaagctgttatgaacttgtgaccacaggaAAAAACCCTTGGATAGGTTTGTAGGACTGAGCGtctgccagagcccttgttggagttgggggtgatctctggtaagctgtcagcatgcatgtaggtttttattgtttttaatattttctctgtaatgctttcaccttaaagaTAAAGGTGTGTGTCTAGAAAGGGCTATGTGGTAATGTGTACTTGTGGGCAGTTATGCTGTgtatagcctctgaggagaatgCCGAgtaggcctgcttaggcagtctgacttgctggagAACTCTCTGTGTAGCCAGGAAACAATGGGGAAAAACAATGGGCTACAAAGGggaaaaaccccagtcaggagggacagagacacaggtctccacccaagagaggtgaccgCTACGGAGCTtggagtgggtgcccttgctggacaaCGGAGGGGGTATACTggagcagttgccctgaactgtgacatacGTTAGTTGTTTTAAGTATGTTCAGcattccttccccatcctctGCACTTTTTTTGCTTTTGAATCATGGCAAGTAGTTGAGATGCTGCCATCTTCCTACAAAACACAGTACATCTTAGCCTGGAAGCGAGCACAGCTTTGCAAGATACTTTGTCATGTAACTACTTTCTTGACCATGTCCCATAAGGTTTTGCTTTGCCTTAAGGCTGGAACAATCCTATGTCATATAGATCAGACTTCTCTTTTGTTCAGTCTCTTGAACCTTTTAACATCTGTTCATTGTCCTTGACATTAGAAAACACCATTTATGTGTTCTTCTTCCAGTTCTTCTGTCTACCTCAAATGGATCCGTTAGTACGCCAGATATTAgtatgtgtgtggtggggaggggagggcctgACGTTTAGCTTCAGTGCAGTTGGTAATCTTTTTCTGCACAAGGAGAGCTGCATTGGTTTGTTTCTTCCTGATGCGATTTCTAGAGTTTTTATTATGTTCATTATTTCTTTCTCTAGTTTCTAGTCTCCTTTCCCCCTAAAATTTCTCACTGCTGCTACCATCACTGCAGCTTCAGGGGAGCTGAGTCCAAAATGGTTGATGCTTGTGCGACCTGTGAGACTCCCATAGGATGGGATGGtagtttaatgtatttattttattgcacTGATTTTTACTAAGTGCTGCATCAGTTGCACAACACCTTCCATTTCATTCgcttaatttgattttaaacaatgCAGCTTATAGACTGCTTCCATATCTGCTGTTGTATAATGTCTTTCTCACTTCTCTATCTGAAAGTGTCTCTGTTTAGCTCCGACCTACGAGCTGGCTGTGCAGACTGGACAAGTGGTTGAAAAGATGGGAAAACTGTGTGTCAACATCAGAGTTGCGTATGCTGTCCGAGGGAATAGAAGTATGTTTGATTCAGTTTTCTCAGTAGATTTAGGAATAATCAATGTTAGTGTTAGTATTATGTAACATTTATATtctagaggccccagtcaagaCAGAGGACCCCatttttactcctgagggaattctgtgccaaaaaaataaaaattctgcacacaatattttaaaattctgcaaatgtaatttgtcaataaataaatgtggaggttcCAGCATAGCAGTGGGCagcacaggccactgactgcatgtagatgggagatcaccctgcagaacctcctcttccccccttctCCCGCAAGATAAAGGCTAATGTAACTTCTCCATCTCTCAGTTCCAAGAGGTACCAAGATTGAAGAACAGATAATAATTGGAACGCCAGGGACTGTCCTAGATTGGTGTTTCAAATTGAAGCTGCTGGATgtgaagaagatctctgtgttTGTGCTGGATGAAGCGGATGTTATGATTGACACACAGGGCTTCTTAGACCAGAGTGTCCGCATTCAGAGGTAATACTTTAGTTAGCCATCTGAATGCTGAAGGCAGAGTAAATAGTGGTTTAGTTTTCAAAATTCTCTGTTTTAACTTGCAAATCAATTTATATCTCTGAGTAATAGTTTTAGCTAAACCACTGCTGAAAAAACACTACATAATACTGTCCTTGTCAGATGTACTTGAAGGGGAAGCTAGAGAGAAACCTCCTTAAAGCATGACTAAAAAAGTGGTTGAGTCTACCTTCCTTATTTATACGCACTTCCTATGGATGTGGCTTCAGATTTGGTACTTTCAGAGCATTTGGTCAAAAGGAAATCGGAAAAAAAATTGGCTTCTCAAGCAcccttgtttaaagttgtgtttAAAATCAGCCTGGAACCCTCCAAATTCTCTTACAGTTGAGATGAAGAATTCCTTTGAATGTTAAAGGAAAGAGTGCTGGAAATTTCCCATTTCATGAACCTTTGACTTGGAAGCCTACATGAGCACTACTGTTTTATCTGCTGATCTTATAAACTCGATCTAAAATTAACATGGCTTTATGTGCATTATCaggcccccccatctccctcacgCTTGAGAGCGTGAGCAACAACCCATGCCACAGTTTCAAAGCAACGTCCACACCGTTACTTTTAGTGTGCTAACATGAGCCCTGCTAACACAAGTCagtggacccaggctgggaggcttgctgccagatgcagtgtagacataccctaagagcttGTTTAACATTACAGCAGGGCTGTTATGATCTGTTCTGTTGATGGATCTCAACTACTTCCATGTAACTTGATTGCATGGAGATATCACACTGTGATAAACCACTTGTCACCTTAGACGATCCCTGTAACGGATGGAAAAAATTCGTAATCATAAGGAAAGGAGTGTTGGCACAGGAATGTGAAGGTATTGTGGCTTGAGGCTGTTATCCGATAAAAACACCACACAATTTACTAGCCTTTCTCTTCTAGAACATTACCACAGCATTGTCAGATGCTCCTCTTCTCAGCAACCTTTGAGGATGCCGTGTTGCGGTTTGCTGAGCAGATCATCCCTGACCCCAACATAATTAAACTCCGCCGAGAGGAGATGACCTTGACCAATATCAGGCAGTACTACTTTTTGTGTGAGAATAAACAAGATAAATACAAGGCCCTGTGTAATATCTATGGGAGCATCACCGTTGGCCAGGCTATCATCTTCTGTCAGGTAAAGCTCTCCTGTCGCTGTTACTCATGCAGTAAAAGAGCCACATTACTGTTTTCATAGAAATTACAGTAAAAAATGACCCATCTTTCAATGCTGATATCAACAGAGTAAGGAGTTTTCTTATGGACAGTGCAAGAGGGCTTTTATCAGTGGGGTGTAATTTGAGGAATACTGCTCAACAATTGTTCCTCTACACTACACACACCCTTCCTCCAGACTCCTACAACTCTGCCCACCATGACTCCTCTTACCTTTAAGAGATGTCTACACCAAGCTGGGAAGTACTCCTCCAGCTGGAGGTAGACAGAATGCACTGCCCAGGTACAATCCCATCTGAGATCTTGGGTACATGCTCAGGTAGCTATCCCATGCTGCCATCGGTGCTGCTGtggccacactgctgtttttagcacactagttgAATCAAAGCTTGCACAGATCTGTCTACCCGAGCAGAGATTTCTATCGCCCGGCTGcactgtagatgtaccctgatgCTTTTCTGTGTTCTGTACTTAAAAGGTTATCAGGCGCCCCAGTTGCATACTTTGCTGGGTTCTTGTGTGACTTCTACATCAGTTTGCTGCATGCTTCGCTACGCAGTGGACTCTTTGGCACCACATATCTCACTCTTGAGTATTTGGGATTTGCAATGCCCAAGATCCCATTGCATGCTAGAACATGAAACAATTCAATTGAGAGGTGCCGTGCATGGGCTCACCACAGAGGCAGCCGGGCTCCTAAGCTTATATTTGAAGAGAGGGAAGCGGTGGTAGGCTACAGAGCCCAGACCCACCACAGGCTCTTCAGGCTTGCTTGGTGGCTGACTTGGGTCAGACCTTTATAGAATGTTTATTCAGTTTCACTCCTGACTGtagtaatttttcaaaaatagtaTTATTTTCCATCTCTCCCAGCAGTAGATGAAGCATATTACCCTGGATTCCACAAAGACACTTACAATAAGCCACACTATATAGCTGTTTTTTATTGGTACCCTGCTATTTATTCTGATTATACATATCCTAAATATGGTTTCTCACTATACTTcatgtttagggccctaccaaattcatggtcatgaAAAAAGCGTCACGGAGtgtgaaatctggccttttgtgtgcttttaccctaaactatacagatttcacgggggagaccagcgtttctcaaattgggagtcctgagccaaaagggagttgcgggggaaTCACAAGGTTATTTAAGGGGTTCCCGGTGCCACcaccagtgcccagctctgaaagcagcgccccgccagcagcagcgcagaagtaagggtggcaataccatatcatgccccccttatttctgcactgctgccttcagagctgggcagctggagagtggcagctgcagactgagggcccagctctgcagtgcagaagtaaggttggcaataccataccatgccatccttacttccatgctgctgctgctactggcggcagctctgccttcagagctaggctcccggccagcagccgctgctctctagctgcccagctctgaaggcagtgccgccaccagcagcagtgcagaagtaagggtagcaataccgcaCCCCCCctgcaataaccttgcaacccctccctccccccactcctttttGGGGTCAgggcccctacaattacaacaccatgaaatttcagatttaaatagctgaaatcatgacatttttgactttttaaatccTATGAGCATGAAATTGCCCAAaatgggccgtgaatttggtagggccctattcaggTTCTTTGCTTTAGGATCCAACAGGCCATGTGCACTTACTCTTAAAAGTTCTCTGGTTTAGAGCAATCAACTGAACTTCACCCTTTGTGTTCATGAACATTGGGAATGCTGAGTCACTCGCTCTGTCAGACTACACTGTCCCAACCTGTGTTCTGAAGGGGCTAGATGAAGTGTCattagcctctctaatttcctgcCCCTTATTACGTTTGGTGCCAATTGACTTTTCCCACTCTGGCTCTCTGCCAGCACACACATTATTATATTGGGTATACTGAGAGGTTACAGATAAGTCAAAGCCCCCGGCAGGATTCCATTACACCAACTGCTCTTTGTCTATTTCACCTGCTGTTGTTGGCCCAATTTGTTGTCCTTTTGGAGTCCTGACCTATATTGTGTTGTCAGGAAACATATCATCAGCTCCTAACCAGTTTCTTCCTCCAGGCTCCTGTGTGAGACTGGCTGCGCCCAACTCTCACAGCAGATCCCAGAGAAAATCTTTCCCTCCCTGGTTTTGGTGAAAGGGGAAGAGACTAGAAAACCAGCTGGAAACCTGCATAAAAGAATTAAAGGAATCAAACAGAACTGAGGCTTTTAATCTTTGTATTTTCTAAATTCAACTACTTAATGTTgtagtattaaaaaaagaaaagaaaacccaaccCCTGTGTAGAGCAATTTTGATAATCAAACACTTCAGGTTGTTTAAATGTAAGGCAGTGacacacatgtgcatgcacacaagaATCCAAGACACAATTTCTTTATTGGAACTTGAGTTCTCTATCTACTGTATTTAAAGGCGAGGGTTCAGAATTTCACAGTAGTAACCACTTAGCACCAGCTGAATACATCCTATTTAAGTGGAATTCATGCTAGTTCTGTCTTCGCTAAACAGTAGGCCATTACCATTCCCTTGTATTCAGCTAAATCTTTCCTGAAGCCATCCTAATTTAATTTGTCTCCGTTTGGTCTATAGACGTGGTCCATAGCTTTAACTAATTTTTTGTTTTCCAGCTGGTTTCAGCATGATCACTTTTGCTCTTTTTAGAAACAGAAATAGCCTTAGAGCAAAGTCCATGGACATCTCCCTATATCCAGTATTTCTCAAATAGTGGGGCCTGAGTGGGCTCCCAGAAAAATTGATGGTGTGCTAGTAGGACTTGGACTGTGAGCCCACAGGTTCTGCCTGTGAAGTGCCAGACAGACACTCCTCTGAAATGCCATGAAAAAAGGAATAAAGTATTTTAGGGAATACATAAGTATGATGGTTGCAAGTGATTTAAAGGGGAGGGAATATGTTTCCTCCCAAGGGGATTTTATCTCATGTACTTTCTTCCTGCATTTGTTTTTAGACTCGTAGGAATGCCAAATGGTTATCGCAGGAACTGAGTCAGGATGGGCACAAAGTGTCTGTCCTGAGTGGGGAGCTGACAGTTGAGCAACGGGCAGCTGTAATCCAAAGGTTTCGTGATGGAAAAGAGAAGGTCCTTGTCACAACTAATGTCTGTGCTAGAGGTATTGTCTTTAGCTAATCCATTTGTTTCTCAAAGTATTACAGTACTGAGAGCTTTGTTTTTCGAGATGGGGTACACACAGGGCATGCAAGATTATTATTGTTCTGCATTACGTAATCCACCATGCACACCGAAAACCCACTGTGGAGTGCAGAAGATGATGACAGCTGCTTGGAATCGTGTAATCTCTCGCATATAGAGACCTCATCATAAGCTTTTCTGCTACACTGTTGTCACACCCAGTGTTGGAGTCCAGTGGTCAATTGGTGGGGTTTTGTGGATTTCTAGATATAAATTCAACGAGTGTTTGGCAGAGCAAATGCTGATTCCTATAGCTTGCAGAAATAACACCAGACTGATTTCTTATTCCAGTCAGATCAAGTTAAAAATTGTAATTCTGTTTATAACCCCTTTGTATACAGCTCAGTGCCTGCTTCTCAGGATGGTGTTGCTTGTAGTGACTTTGAAGCCTTATCTACGCTAGCAAACACTTTATAGCCATAATTCACAGCTGGTACCACACAATGGTATAAATACCTGAGTCCTGTTTACACTACAGCTTCCACAAATGGCGAATTACAGTTGTGAAATTGCTAATGTAGGCAGTCAAAATTTGCATGTTTTACAATTGCCCTGTCTGAAAAGTCAGTCACAACAAATATAGTATTCCGAGGTAAAGGCAGATTTTCTTCAGTAAATTGATCCTCTGGGTAGAGATTTTCATCCACAAAAACTCATTGAGATAGTGTTGTGTATAAAAATTATACAATATGCACTCATTAAACTAAAATACCTTATTAGAATGTtgttagaaaaaataaatatttgaaagtcAGGGAGTTCAAAGTTGAAATTCCATAAACAACTTAACTCTGTTCTCATACTCCATCACAATGTGTATAATCTTCATAGCAATACAGAGAAGTTttcctggttttgttttaaagtagtttaacattttaaaatgaccaaTGAAAAAAGTAATGCAACATGTATGTATGTCAGCTGCCCTTGTCCTCTCTGGAATGGCAAGGGTCAATCGGGTCTGCAAACAGTGTTTATGGAATCGATGGGGTCAGGGTAGGTATTTAGCTTTAGCTTTTATGTGAGTGCCATAATGGCAAACATGCATAAAAAAGATGCTTGATTATAGAGGTTCTTGTCTGTATAGAGAAGTGGCCAAGTTAAATTGCCCTTTCTGGCCTGTAATGGAATGATGACTAGCGGTGGAGGGCGCTTGTGAATTCAAGCGAGAAGTAAAATGTGAAAACGGTCATGGTTTTAAGTAAGTAAAACTCATTTATTCTTGTCTGAATATCAATGACCTCATAGGATAATTTTCAGAAACCTTCTTGATCCATTGCTATCTTTCAGCACTCAGCAGCTGACTTTCCAGTGATCTACCGCATTCCATCTTTCCATCTCCTCGCTTGTCATCCTCTACTACAATGACCTGTCACCATTCTTGCCATGACAATTTTCTCAAGGTTATTTCCATCTCTGTGCCTGAAGTGACCAAAGTACATAAGTTTGTGCCTGTTGACTTCTTACAACATGGTCCTATTTTCCCCAATAATGCTTCTAACATAAGCACTCCTCTAATTTTCTGTCCAGGAGATACTCAAGAGTCTTTGCAAGCAGCACTACATTTCTAAGGCTTCAGTTTTCTTGTCAGCAGCATTAATTTCCAATGATTCACCTCCATAGTTTGCTACTGAGAAAATTAAGCTTTTCACCAATTGAACCTTTGTACAGGATGCCACGGTTTTTGCACACGTTCATGTGGGAGGCTTGGCTGAGCGAGTCATTCCTAAGCTTCTGATTTCTTTGGAATTCTTTCTCTGGTTGGATATGTTTGATCCCAGATAATTGAATTAATCTACTGCCTCTACAATTTGATTGACAATTGTGGTGTCCGCTTGCATCCTGGTTTTGTTAATCGTGTGTTTCGCGTATTCAGGGATAGTCCCTATTCCTCACTAACTGTCCTTTGCAGACGCCAACATTCATTGCGTTCTATCAGTAGTTGGACTAAAGAGCGTCATTGTGACTGTGGTTTCTGGAGGGGCCTCACTGAGATTGTTCAATCAggacaaactgcaaagaatgggccaGACTATCCCCCAAATGGTGGTTTATTCTAATAATTacattcaccaagccagcaacaaaacagcttctacaacacCTTACTCGTTACCCAGAAGCCAGAAACACAGCTCCCCTAAAGCAATCCAGCCTTGGGATCCCAAGTCAAATATGGTGAGGATTACTTAGAATCTTATTAATCATATATAAAGTTTTACCAATCTCAAGAGATTGGACACAATACCCAcaaggtcaatgaatatttcacattttacccaaatacatgcttacagccaattctgatttattaaaacaaaaatgacttGTTGTGGTTAGaaaatcattatacatacagatatgaatgaaggtcttaggtcagtttcatagcagagatggtaagCTGCAGAGTTGTAAAAAGTTTTTCCAGAATCAGTTCCATAGGCTATAGTCCAATGGGCAGTCCATGTGCAGTCTGTTTACAtttttccatgagaaattgcAGAATAATCCAGAATggagctggagacctcagtcttgcgacttaACTCTCTCCTGACAAAGtccaagcagatctgagatgaacagGATCAGGTCCCAGAGTTCTTTTATAGCTGAAGCTCAGCTGATAAACCTCTTGTCACAACAGGCATTCCTTGGATGAAGAATAGATGAAGAATAATTTACATTGTTGCTTTGAAGTCAGTTCCTATTTCTTATGTACACACAGGTAATTAGTTGGATTGATTAGCACAGGCAATTAACCATTCAAAGGTTCTCAGATATcttactacaaacttcaaagggcaggtctacactttcAGCCGGGATCGAAgctctgagatcaatccaccggaggtcgatttagcggatctagtgaagacccaccaaatcg
The DNA window shown above is from Emys orbicularis isolate rEmyOrb1 chromosome 15, rEmyOrb1.hap1, whole genome shotgun sequence and carries:
- the DDX25 gene encoding ATP-dependent RNA helicase DDX25, which codes for MGFNRPSKIQETALPMMLADPPQNLLAQSQSGTGKTAAFVLAMLSRVNGAEKFPQCLCLAPTYELAVQTGQVVEKMGKLCVNIRVAYAVRGNRIPRGTKIEEQIIIGTPGTVLDWCFKLKLLDVKKISVFVLDEADVMIDTQGFLDQSVRIQRTLPQHCQMLLFSATFEDAVLRFAEQIIPDPNIIKLRREEMTLTNIRQYYFLCENKQDKYKALCNIYGSITVGQAIIFCQTRRNAKWLSQELSQDGHKVSVLSGELTVEQRAAVIQRFRDGKEKVLVTTNVCARGIDVKQVTIVVNFKLPTNQLQCPDFETYLHRIGRTGRFGKKGLAFNMVERHNLPLLHSIEEHFKTKIKQLDPDDMDEIEKIES